One stretch of Euphorbia lathyris chromosome 7, ddEupLath1.1, whole genome shotgun sequence DNA includes these proteins:
- the LOC136235000 gene encoding NAD(P)H-quinone oxidoreductase subunit T, chloroplastic produces MASTTATQAPYSLIVSTKKNSSSLFIRKQQRLTRTKKKNSRWRFGVLATSEKRKRAAPAPGVDTRIHWDDPDEGWVGVGDTNSNSQQQKERNNPNLGHNFADLLNEASGSHYQFLGVSVDADMEEIKTAYRRLTKEYHPDTTSLPLKTASEKFMKLRQVYDELSNEEKRRFYDWTLAQEAASRQAEEMRIKLEDPYQQDIDNFESVPDMVDRLGGRNMDLSDQALSALTIDAFIILFAISSFIYVAFFKQSY; encoded by the exons ATGGCTTCCACAACAGCCACTCAAGCTCCATATTCGTTGATAGTCAGTACTAAAAAAAATAGCAGCAGCCTCTTTATCAGAAAGCAGCAAAGATTAACAAGAACAAAGAAGAAGAACAGCAGATGGAGGTTTGGGGTTTTGGCTACATCCGAGAAAAGGAAAAGAGCAGCTCCAGCTCCAGGTGTTGATACAAGAATCCATTGGGATGATCCTGATGAAGGCTGGGTTGGAGTTGGAGATACTAACTCCAATTCTCAACAACAAAAAGAGAGAAATAATCCTAATTTGGGGCACAACTTTGCTGATTTGCTCAATGAAGCTTCTGGCTCTCATTACCA ATTCTTAGGAGTATCAGTGGATGCAGACATGGAAGAGATAAAAACAGCATACAGAAGACTAACAAAAGAGTATCATCCAGACACAACTTCACTTCCATTAAAAACAGCTTCagaaaagttcatgaaactCAGACAAGTATACGATGAGTTAAGCAATGAGGAGAAGAGAAGGTTCTATGATTGGACACTGGCTCAAGAGGCAGCTAGTCGTCAAGCTGAGGAAATGAGAATAAAATTGGAAGATCCATATCAGCAAGACATAGACAATTTTGAATCAGTTCCTGATATGGTTGATAGGCTTGGAGGAAGAAACATGGACTTAAGTGATCAAGCTCTTTCTGCTCTTACTATTGATGCTTTTATTATACTTTTTGCTATTTCTTCTTTCATTTATGTTGCATTTTTCAAACAATCTTATTAG